The following are from one region of the Mesorhizobium sp. B2-8-5 genome:
- a CDS encoding metallophosphoesterase family protein → MFRLAHISDAHLGPLPDVTYRDLASKRVLGYVNWQRNRRRHMHDAVIDTIVADIKAGTPDHLAVTGDLVNLALDGEIEMAKHWLETLGSPHDVSVVPGNHDAYVPGAFDKVCRAWAPWMTGDGVNSPVDRNSFPYLRVRANVALIGVTTARATAPFMANGFFMEGQAERLGKILDDAAKQGLFRAIMIHHPPVRGAVPQHKRLFGIARFHKVIRRHGAELVLHGHSHLPSLFTIGARGAKVPVVGVAAAGQAPGGKHPAAQYNLFEIDGEKGDWRLRLIRRGLTGPALPPSDLQTMDLDVPVVKDRELVRS, encoded by the coding sequence ATGTTCAGGCTCGCGCATATTTCCGATGCTCATCTGGGACCGCTGCCCGATGTAACCTATCGCGACCTCGCGTCCAAGCGCGTGCTGGGCTATGTCAACTGGCAGCGCAATCGCCGCCGCCATATGCATGACGCGGTGATCGACACCATCGTCGCCGACATCAAGGCCGGCACGCCCGATCACCTCGCCGTCACCGGCGATCTCGTCAACCTGGCGCTCGACGGCGAGATCGAGATGGCCAAGCACTGGCTGGAGACGCTCGGATCGCCGCATGACGTCTCCGTGGTCCCCGGCAATCACGACGCCTATGTGCCAGGCGCCTTCGACAAGGTTTGCCGGGCGTGGGCTCCCTGGATGACGGGCGACGGCGTCAACAGCCCGGTCGACCGCAATTCCTTTCCGTATCTGCGCGTGCGCGCCAATGTCGCGCTGATCGGCGTCACCACGGCGCGCGCCACCGCGCCCTTCATGGCCAACGGCTTCTTCATGGAGGGGCAGGCCGAGCGGCTCGGCAAGATCCTCGACGATGCGGCGAAACAAGGGCTTTTCCGCGCCATCATGATCCACCACCCGCCGGTGCGCGGCGCCGTACCGCAGCATAAGCGGCTGTTCGGCATCGCTCGCTTTCACAAGGTCATTCGCCGGCATGGCGCGGAACTCGTCCTGCACGGCCATTCGCATCTGCCGTCGCTGTTCACCATCGGCGCACGTGGCGCCAAGGTGCCCGTGGTCGGGGTTGCCGCCGCAGGCCAGGCACCGGGCGGCAAGCATCCGGCCGCTCAGTACAATCTGTTCGAAATCGACGGCGAAAAAGGCGACTGGCGTCTCCGCCTGATCCGGCGCGGCCTGACGGGGCCGGCGCTGCCGCCTTCGGATCTGCAAACGATGGATCTCGACGTGCCGGTCGTGAAGGACCGTGAACTCGTCAGAAGCTGA
- a CDS encoding nuclear transport factor 2 family protein — translation MTTPDAIRRFVEATNAGDTEAFLAAFTDDAFLSDWGRDFHGRDGIARWNQSDNIGVQSNLRIVRVAQRDGVYHARVAVTGNGFNGEGDMAFTLDGDRIASLIIS, via the coding sequence ATGACCACGCCCGACGCGATCCGCCGCTTTGTCGAAGCCACCAATGCCGGCGATACCGAAGCCTTTCTGGCCGCATTTACCGACGATGCTTTCCTCAGCGACTGGGGTCGCGATTTCCACGGCCGCGACGGGATCGCGCGGTGGAACCAGTCGGACAATATCGGCGTCCAGTCCAACCTTCGCATCGTGCGCGTCGCGCAGCGCGACGGCGTCTACCACGCCCGCGTTGCCGTGACGGGCAACGGCTTCAATGGTGAGGGCGACATGGCCTTCACGCTGGACGGCGACCGGATCGCAAGCCTGATCATCAGCTGA
- a CDS encoding LysR family transcriptional regulator — protein MDRLNGLLAFTRTAELGSFVTAGRALGISASAVGKSVARLEQELGVRLLQRSTRRIGLTEEGKLFNERVRRILDDMEDAEAMLSRTRETPHGRLRISTPIVTYHLLLPVLSEFMARYPEIELDIDFNDRIVDVIDEGIDVAIRSGELPDSRLVSRPVAPFRMLLYAAASYLDRHGTPRTPADLTAHFGIHFRFLNSGRLLDWPFITGSAAPQIRSMLTCNNMEALKGATLAGLGIACMPDFLVREALHEGKLRTVLEDDVDGRGQFRMLWPSNRHLSPKVRVFVDFLPERLAAGRDESPRR, from the coding sequence GTGGATCGTCTAAACGGCCTTCTGGCTTTCACCCGCACTGCCGAGCTCGGCAGTTTCGTCACCGCCGGACGGGCGCTCGGCATCTCCGCCTCCGCCGTCGGCAAGAGCGTCGCCCGGCTCGAGCAGGAGCTTGGCGTGCGGCTGCTGCAGCGCAGCACGCGGCGCATCGGCCTGACCGAGGAGGGCAAGCTGTTCAACGAGCGGGTGCGCCGCATCCTCGACGACATGGAAGACGCGGAGGCGATGCTGTCGCGCACACGCGAGACGCCGCATGGCCGGCTACGCATCTCGACGCCGATCGTCACCTATCACCTGCTGTTGCCGGTGCTGTCGGAGTTCATGGCCCGCTATCCCGAAATCGAACTCGACATCGATTTCAACGATCGCATCGTCGACGTCATCGACGAGGGTATCGACGTCGCGATCCGCAGCGGCGAGTTGCCCGACTCACGATTGGTGTCGAGGCCGGTCGCGCCCTTTCGCATGCTTCTGTATGCGGCCGCTTCCTATCTCGACCGGCATGGCACGCCCCGAACGCCCGCGGATCTCACGGCGCATTTCGGCATACATTTCCGCTTTCTCAACAGCGGCAGGCTGCTCGACTGGCCGTTCATCACCGGGAGCGCCGCGCCGCAGATCCGTTCGATGCTGACCTGCAACAACATGGAGGCGTTGAAAGGCGCGACGCTTGCCGGTCTCGGCATCGCCTGCATGCCCGATTTCCTGGTGCGGGAGGCGCTGCATGAGGGAAAGTTGCGCACCGTGCTTGAAGACGATGTCGACGGCCGCGGCCAGTTCCGCATGCTGTGGCCGTCCAATCGCCACCTCTCGCCGAAGGTCCGCGTCTTCGTCGATTTCCTGCCCGAACGGCTTGCGGCAGGGCGGGACGAGAGCCCGCGGCGATGA
- a CDS encoding tetratricopeptide repeat protein produces MEHAPPAAPAVRETLERLLASETFGRSERARRLLRYLVEREQAGEADRLKGVSIAMDVFGKDGDFDASTDAVVRVQAGRLRELLEQYFANEGVAEPVRIAIPRGGYVPSYELNAIRLPGDARSASGAIARSGASANAAPAAAEYLHGPTLGEPVALMAPAAPAQSLTRQLRFFWAAMVLVIVMLGVLIARQSSAFLNGGDTTATVETARLAGTAAQPAFDSLPLIYIAMKADGAEAARVASSLRAGLAGFDTIDFIGRDPDSTRDRSADPISFVFEIVPGPAAGDVTVELQSVATGRVLLSRNLTSAESASVAVESNIASLLTSTVPASGAIYSYIDQSDIRTSQIGCLVLDDRYYLDMSAATHEAAYRCLEKLVSEGTKSSLVYAELASLHTEAVTNHYAYPAGASLEKAMSLAHRAVQMGPMSPHAHLAFGYLNSRLGNTDEAIRWMRKAYELNPYDLGMAAGYGYGLIFAGKYDEGTPILGHAVEAFSGHPTWWDYGLFIGAFMQGDMRKAAVTSESLRTTASKPHYLAARLIGARISGRDKLAGELANKLTAEFPKFAADPRATFVDRKYPADLTDRLVQSLRAAGIGNPS; encoded by the coding sequence TTGGAGCATGCCCCGCCTGCCGCCCCCGCAGTGCGCGAGACATTGGAGCGACTGCTAGCCAGCGAAACGTTCGGACGATCCGAGCGTGCCCGCAGGCTATTACGTTATCTGGTCGAACGCGAGCAGGCCGGCGAGGCGGACAGGCTGAAAGGCGTTTCCATCGCCATGGACGTCTTCGGCAAGGACGGCGATTTCGATGCCTCCACCGATGCCGTGGTCAGGGTCCAGGCCGGCCGCCTGCGCGAGCTCCTCGAGCAGTACTTCGCCAATGAAGGTGTCGCCGAGCCCGTGCGCATCGCGATTCCGCGTGGCGGCTATGTCCCGTCCTATGAGCTGAATGCAATTCGCCTGCCTGGCGACGCCAGGTCCGCCTCCGGCGCCATCGCACGATCAGGCGCATCTGCCAACGCTGCTCCGGCCGCGGCCGAATATCTCCATGGCCCGACGCTCGGTGAGCCTGTAGCGCTCATGGCGCCCGCGGCACCTGCCCAGTCGCTCACGCGGCAGTTGCGGTTCTTCTGGGCTGCCATGGTCCTGGTCATTGTCATGCTCGGCGTGCTCATCGCGCGTCAAAGCAGTGCCTTCCTCAACGGCGGCGACACGACCGCGACAGTCGAAACGGCGCGCCTGGCTGGCACCGCCGCCCAGCCGGCATTCGACTCGCTGCCGCTGATCTACATTGCGATGAAGGCGGATGGAGCGGAAGCAGCTCGCGTCGCGTCATCGCTGCGCGCCGGGCTTGCCGGTTTCGACACCATCGATTTCATCGGGCGTGACCCGGATTCGACGCGCGATCGGTCCGCCGATCCAATCAGTTTCGTTTTCGAAATTGTCCCCGGGCCTGCTGCCGGCGACGTCACGGTGGAATTGCAGAGCGTCGCGACCGGCCGGGTTCTCCTGTCGCGCAACCTGACATCGGCCGAGAGCGCCTCCGTTGCGGTTGAAAGCAACATCGCCAGCCTTCTTACCTCGACCGTTCCCGCGTCGGGCGCGATCTACAGCTACATTGACCAGAGCGACATCCGGACCAGCCAGATCGGATGCCTGGTGCTCGACGACCGCTATTATCTCGACATGAGCGCCGCGACCCACGAGGCTGCGTATCGCTGCCTGGAGAAGCTGGTCAGCGAAGGCACCAAATCGTCGCTTGTCTACGCGGAACTGGCCTCGCTTCATACGGAAGCTGTCACCAACCACTATGCGTATCCCGCCGGCGCTTCGCTGGAAAAGGCCATGTCGCTTGCCCACCGCGCCGTTCAGATGGGGCCGATGAGCCCGCATGCGCATCTCGCCTTCGGCTACCTCAACTCGCGTCTCGGCAACACCGACGAAGCGATCCGGTGGATGCGAAAGGCCTACGAACTCAACCCGTACGATCTCGGCATGGCCGCCGGCTATGGTTACGGTCTGATCTTCGCCGGCAAATATGACGAGGGAACGCCAATCCTGGGCCACGCGGTCGAGGCCTTCAGCGGCCATCCGACCTGGTGGGACTATGGCCTGTTCATCGGAGCCTTCATGCAGGGCGATATGAGAAAGGCGGCGGTCACCAGCGAGTCTTTACGCACGACGGCATCCAAGCCGCACTACCTGGCCGCGCGCCTGATCGGCGCCAGGATTTCAGGCCGCGACAAGCTGGCGGGCGAGCTTGCCAACAAGCTCACCGCTGAATTCCCGAAATTCGCCGCCGACCCGCGCGCGACATTCGTCGACCGCAAATACCCCGCCGATCTCACCGACCGGCTGGTGCAGTCCCTGCGGGCCGCCGGGATCGGCAACCCGAGCTAA
- a CDS encoding SDR family NAD(P)-dependent oxidoreductase — MNAVDLSGRIAVVTGGAQGIGLAVARRLLSSGAGVAIWDVDQAAMAKAAAELASLGRVEAILCDQSQIEAVDRAATETERTLGPVDLLVNNAGIAGPAATVVDYDPAAWRQIVDIDLNGVFYCCKRVLPGMIARNYGRIVNISSVAGKEGNPNAAAYSAAKAGVLALTKSLGKELAGHDIAVNALTPSPARTRILEQLTEAQVAYMLGKVPRGRFVEVEEAAAMIVFMLSDENSFTTGATFDLSGGRTTY; from the coding sequence TTGAACGCCGTCGATCTTTCCGGCCGCATCGCCGTGGTGACGGGCGGCGCGCAAGGCATCGGCCTTGCGGTCGCGCGACGCCTGCTGTCGTCGGGCGCCGGTGTCGCTATCTGGGACGTCGACCAGGCCGCGATGGCCAAGGCCGCCGCCGAACTCGCTTCGCTCGGCCGCGTCGAGGCCATCCTTTGCGACCAGTCGCAGATCGAGGCCGTCGACCGCGCCGCCACTGAGACCGAGCGGACGCTCGGCCCCGTCGATCTCCTGGTCAACAATGCCGGCATTGCCGGGCCGGCGGCGACGGTGGTGGACTACGATCCCGCCGCATGGCGCCAGATCGTCGATATCGATCTCAACGGCGTCTTCTATTGCTGCAAGCGCGTGCTGCCCGGCATGATCGCGCGCAATTACGGCCGCATCGTCAACATCTCCTCGGTGGCCGGCAAGGAAGGCAATCCCAATGCCGCCGCTTATTCCGCTGCAAAAGCCGGCGTGCTGGCGCTGACCAAGTCGCTCGGCAAGGAACTCGCCGGACACGACATCGCCGTCAACGCGCTGACCCCCTCGCCCGCTCGCACCCGCATTCTGGAGCAACTCACCGAGGCCCAGGTCGCTTATATGCTCGGCAAAGTGCCGCGCGGCCGTTTCGTCGAGGTCGAAGAGGCGGCCGCTATGATCGTCTTCATGCTGTCGGACGAGAACTCCTTCACCACCGGCGCGACCTTCGACCTCTCCGGCGGACGCACGACCTACTGA
- a CDS encoding ATP-grasp domain-containing protein, translated as MNFVFFSPHFPANGAEFCDRLKKAGAAVLGIGDAPYETLNGKLKAALSEYYRIADMENYDAVFRAMGHFIHKWGRIDRFESLNEHWLELEANIRTDFNIFGTKVDFVKNLKRKSRMRAFFRKSGVETIPQRKCSDRAGAMTFIRRVGYPVVVKPDSGSGASNTFKISNAKELDQFFRDKPEGVTFVMEQFIEGLVVTFDGLVNRDGEVVLAASHRYDQSIMDAVNKDRHMSYTCFPEITPAVEEAGRKILKAFDVRERFFHIELFETRDKRIIALEVNMRPPGAWMTDAINYTFDIDVYAAWADMVVKDASGGPYKGKYFTAYASRKRHIDYLHSHADVLAAHGDKIVHHQAIEEVFSRAMGNYAYQMRSKDPKALRQAVDYIHAEKA; from the coding sequence ATGAATTTCGTGTTCTTCTCGCCGCATTTCCCGGCCAATGGCGCCGAGTTCTGCGACCGGCTGAAGAAAGCCGGCGCCGCCGTGCTCGGCATCGGCGATGCGCCTTATGAGACCTTGAACGGCAAGCTGAAGGCGGCGCTTTCGGAATATTACCGCATCGCCGACATGGAAAATTACGATGCCGTGTTCCGGGCGATGGGGCATTTCATCCACAAATGGGGCCGCATCGACCGCTTCGAGTCGCTCAACGAGCATTGGCTCGAACTCGAAGCCAACATCCGAACCGACTTCAACATCTTCGGCACCAAGGTCGATTTCGTGAAGAATTTGAAGCGGAAGAGCCGCATGCGCGCCTTCTTCCGCAAGAGCGGCGTCGAGACCATTCCGCAGCGCAAATGCTCCGACCGCGCCGGTGCCATGACCTTCATCCGCCGTGTCGGCTACCCGGTGGTGGTCAAGCCGGATTCGGGCTCCGGCGCTTCCAACACCTTCAAGATCTCCAACGCCAAGGAGCTCGACCAGTTCTTCAGGGACAAGCCGGAGGGCGTCACTTTCGTCATGGAGCAGTTCATCGAAGGGTTGGTGGTGACCTTTGACGGGCTGGTCAACCGCGACGGCGAGGTGGTGCTGGCGGCCAGTCACCGTTACGACCAAAGCATCATGGATGCGGTCAACAAGGACCGCCACATGAGCTACACCTGCTTCCCCGAAATCACCCCGGCGGTCGAGGAGGCGGGGCGCAAGATCCTGAAAGCGTTCGACGTGCGCGAGCGCTTCTTCCACATCGAGCTGTTCGAAACCAGGGACAAGCGCATCATCGCGCTCGAGGTCAACATGCGCCCGCCCGGCGCCTGGATGACGGACGCCATCAACTACACGTTCGACATCGACGTCTATGCCGCCTGGGCCGACATGGTGGTCAAGGATGCCTCCGGCGGCCCTTACAAGGGCAAGTATTTCACCGCCTATGCCAGCCGCAAACGCCATATCGACTATTTGCACAGCCATGCGGACGTGCTAGCCGCCCACGGCGACAAGATCGTCCACCACCAGGCCATCGAAGAGGTCTTCAGCCGCGCCATGGGTAATTACGCCTATCAGATGCGTTCGAAGGATCCGAAGGCGCTGCGCCAGGCGGTCGACTATATCCACGCGGAAAAGGCCTGA
- a CDS encoding alpha/beta fold hydrolase has protein sequence MLPFPYAAVGGAGPKTIVLLHGLGACSEIWRDVATSLAAEARVLAYDLPGHGQSLECEGMGGAKPTARAILADLAARQLGKVHLVGHSMGGAIATLMALADPDRIASLTLLAPGGFGPEVNAALLRRYAAAAGRKQVRASLAAMSGPRSAPPNHVVDALCRMRTRPGQLQTLIDMAAAMTRDDRQGVIPRAQLDTLDMPVMVVWGAEDPLLPVEQAEALPSHFHLHHVLDAGHMLVEEAPDLIAEIVRRNTRRRGRRLLPPLGAAAS, from the coding sequence ATGCTTCCATTCCCTTATGCCGCCGTGGGCGGCGCTGGTCCGAAGACGATCGTCCTTCTGCACGGCTTAGGAGCCTGTAGTGAGATCTGGCGTGACGTCGCGACCTCGCTGGCGGCGGAGGCGAGAGTGCTGGCCTATGATCTGCCGGGCCATGGACAATCACTCGAATGCGAAGGCATGGGCGGCGCCAAGCCGACCGCGCGGGCCATCTTGGCCGATCTTGCCGCGCGCCAGTTGGGCAAGGTCCACCTCGTCGGTCACTCCATGGGCGGCGCGATCGCGACACTGATGGCGCTCGCCGACCCCGACAGGATTGCTTCGCTCACTCTGTTGGCGCCCGGCGGCTTCGGCCCGGAGGTAAACGCAGCCTTGCTGCGCCGCTATGCCGCTGCGGCCGGCAGGAAGCAGGTCCGCGCCAGTCTTGCGGCCATGTCGGGTCCGCGCAGCGCGCCGCCCAACCACGTGGTGGATGCGTTGTGCCGGATGCGCACCCGGCCGGGCCAGTTGCAGACCCTGATCGATATGGCGGCCGCGATGACAAGGGATGACCGGCAAGGAGTGATCCCCCGCGCGCAGCTGGATACGCTTGACATGCCGGTGATGGTTGTCTGGGGAGCGGAGGATCCGCTGCTGCCGGTCGAGCAGGCCGAGGCGCTGCCGTCGCATTTCCACCTGCACCATGTCCTTGACGCGGGTCATATGCTGGTTGAGGAAGCTCCAGACTTGATTGCCGAAATCGTGCGTCGCAACACGCGCCGGCGCGGCAGACGATTGCTTCCACCGCTGGGCGCCGCGGCGAGCTGA
- a CDS encoding esterase family protein, translating into MDVSYHKGHARNLGRDMEYKRYGHAGRPVVVFPTSQGRFYQFEDSGGVGALAEFIDTGRIQLFTLDGIDSESFFNKHADAAHRIARHEAYFRYVREEALPELQAVAAKSNGGRALKPLLCGCSMGGYHSSNFVFRFPELASGVISLSGVYSVRDFFGRTLEGNIYFNSPLDYLPGIVDQKLLGRLRALRLIFCCGQGAWEERMLVETRELEQVLRDKSIPAWVDYWGGDVSHDWPWWHKQLVYFFGRWLDDDLMHRLD; encoded by the coding sequence ATGGACGTCTCCTATCACAAGGGCCATGCCCGCAATCTCGGCCGCGACATGGAATACAAGCGCTATGGCCATGCCGGCCGCCCGGTGGTGGTGTTCCCGACCTCGCAGGGGCGGTTCTATCAGTTCGAGGATTCCGGCGGCGTCGGCGCGCTCGCCGAGTTCATCGACACCGGCCGCATCCAGCTGTTCACGCTCGACGGCATCGATTCGGAATCCTTCTTCAACAAGCATGCCGACGCGGCGCATCGCATCGCCCGCCACGAGGCCTATTTCCGCTATGTGCGCGAGGAAGCGCTGCCGGAGTTGCAGGCGGTCGCCGCCAAGTCCAATGGCGGCCGCGCCTTGAAGCCGCTGCTTTGCGGCTGCTCGATGGGCGGCTACCACTCGTCGAACTTCGTGTTCCGCTTCCCGGAGCTGGCGAGCGGCGTGATCTCGCTGTCCGGCGTCTATTCGGTCCGCGATTTCTTCGGCCGGACGCTTGAAGGCAACATCTATTTCAACTCGCCGCTCGACTATCTGCCCGGCATCGTCGACCAGAAGCTGCTCGGGCGGCTCAGGGCGCTGCGGCTCATCTTCTGCTGCGGGCAGGGCGCCTGGGAAGAGCGCATGCTGGTCGAGACGCGCGAGCTGGAACAGGTGCTGCGCGATAAATCCATCCCGGCCTGGGTCGACTATTGGGGCGGGGACGTCAGCCACGACTGGCCGTGGTGGCACAAGCAGCTTGTCTATTTCTTCGGGCGCTGGCTAGATGACGACCTCATGCACAGGTTGGACTGA
- a CDS encoding MFS transporter codes for MTRTGPAGRWLVLLSVCLAAMTMPLSFTGPAVALSRIAADLGGSPIELNWVTNAFMLTFGAGLMAAGALADNHGRKRIFLVGLATYVLAALSCMLAPDIVRFDMFRALQGIGGAAAFAGGASALAQEFDGQLRLRAFSFLGTSFGIGLAFGPVASGLLIDTFGWRAIFLLVATLAIAAAALALRTVAESRDPDATGLDWAGAGTFTVALAALTYGVLQAPQSGWANPFVVALLGVAAIFFAAFVIVERRVRRPMLDLTLFRFPRFVGVQFLAAAPAYAFVVLLVLLPIRFISVEGMSEIKAGQLMICLSGPLLILPLLAGQAARWIAPATICGAGLLVAATGLIWLSRVPAADSALVAPLILIGIGIALPWGLMDGLAVSVVPKERAGMAVGIFNTTRVACEGVALAIVMATLSGFTAARLGAQGLASPAEAAAAAQLLVTGNIVGTVQHLHLADASALVQAYETAFDRLLVVLATITVLTAIVVFLGLRRGSAPEQDVAPIPACQEG; via the coding sequence ATGACCAGAACCGGCCCGGCCGGCAGATGGCTTGTGTTGCTATCGGTTTGCCTCGCAGCCATGACGATGCCGTTGAGCTTCACCGGCCCTGCCGTGGCGCTGTCCCGCATTGCCGCCGATCTCGGCGGCAGTCCGATCGAACTCAACTGGGTGACCAATGCCTTCATGCTGACCTTCGGCGCCGGCTTGATGGCTGCCGGGGCATTGGCCGACAACCATGGCCGCAAGCGGATCTTCCTCGTCGGCCTCGCGACCTATGTGCTTGCCGCGCTGAGCTGCATGCTGGCGCCGGACATCGTCCGGTTCGACATGTTCAGAGCCCTGCAAGGCATTGGCGGCGCTGCCGCCTTCGCCGGCGGCGCCTCTGCGCTTGCCCAGGAATTCGATGGGCAATTGCGGCTGCGCGCCTTCAGTTTCCTCGGCACCAGCTTCGGCATCGGGCTCGCCTTCGGGCCAGTCGCCTCCGGCCTGCTCATCGATACATTCGGCTGGCGCGCGATCTTTCTTCTCGTGGCGACGCTTGCGATTGCTGCCGCCGCACTTGCCCTGCGCACTGTCGCCGAATCGCGCGACCCTGACGCAACCGGACTCGACTGGGCGGGAGCCGGCACCTTTACCGTCGCGCTTGCCGCGCTGACCTATGGCGTGCTGCAGGCGCCGCAGAGCGGCTGGGCCAATCCCTTCGTTGTCGCGCTTCTCGGCGTGGCCGCCATCTTCTTTGCCGCCTTCGTCATTGTCGAGCGGCGCGTGCGCCGGCCGATGCTGGACCTGACGCTGTTTCGCTTCCCGCGTTTCGTCGGCGTCCAGTTCCTGGCCGCGGCGCCCGCCTATGCCTTCGTCGTCCTGCTCGTGCTCCTGCCGATCCGCTTCATCAGCGTCGAGGGGATGAGCGAGATCAAGGCGGGGCAATTGATGATCTGCCTCTCCGGGCCGCTGCTGATCTTGCCGCTGCTGGCCGGCCAGGCGGCGCGCTGGATCGCTCCGGCGACGATCTGCGGTGCTGGCCTGCTCGTCGCCGCGACCGGCCTTATCTGGCTCAGCCGGGTGCCCGCGGCGGACAGCGCGCTGGTGGCTCCGCTGATCCTGATCGGCATCGGCATCGCCTTGCCCTGGGGGCTGATGGACGGACTTGCCGTCAGCGTCGTGCCGAAGGAGCGCGCCGGCATGGCGGTCGGCATCTTCAACACCACCCGCGTCGCCTGCGAGGGCGTGGCGCTGGCGATCGTCATGGCGACCTTGTCCGGTTTCACGGCCGCGCGGCTCGGCGCTCAAGGGCTGGCCTCGCCCGCCGAAGCGGCTGCGGCGGCGCAACTTCTGGTTACCGGCAACATCGTGGGAACGGTGCAACATCTGCACTTGGCTGACGCCAGTGCCCTGGTTCAAGCCTACGAGACGGCCTTCGACCGGTTGCTCGTCGTGCTGGCGACCATCACCGTGCTGACCGCCATCGTCGTCTTTCTCGGCCTGCGTCGCGGATCGGCGCCGGAACAAGACGTCGCTCCTATCCCGGCCTGCCAGGAAGGCTGA
- the leuA gene encoding 2-isopropylmalate synthase has product MPDAARKYQSYPTVGLTDRTWPNKVIDKAPIWCSVDLRDGNQALIDPMGHERKARMFAMLLDMGFKEIEIGFPSASQTDFDFARWCIEEGGVPRDVSLQVLVQCRPELITRTFEALKGAHRPIVHFYNSTSELQRRVVFEKDVAGIKRIATDAAKMITDMAAKAGGGYRFEYSPESFTGTELEVALEICNAVTEIVKPTADNKLIINLPSTVEMSTPNVYADRIEWMCRNLDNRENLIVSLHPHNDRGTGIATTELGLMAGADRVEGTLFGNGERTGNVDIVTLALNMFTQGVDPELDCSDINRMKDVYEYSNQLKIPERHPYVGELVYTAFSGSHQDAINKGMKALKKANTPIWEVPYLPIDPADVGRTYEAIIRINSQSGKGGIAYVLQADYGLNLPRNLQIEFSQAIQAITDAEGKEVPAKRIHERFLETYVDQPGARLKFLDHRTFPDTEVKGRRIVEAEILDNGKEVTITGSGTGPIDGFVDALSRHVGIDMSVLDYSEHSLQRGSNASAISYVEMEYPGGKLFGAGINTNIVAASLEAVVSAANRIIGGSSR; this is encoded by the coding sequence ATGCCGGATGCAGCACGCAAATACCAATCTTACCCGACGGTCGGCCTGACCGACCGCACCTGGCCGAACAAGGTGATCGACAAGGCGCCGATCTGGTGCTCGGTCGACCTGCGCGACGGCAACCAGGCGCTGATCGATCCGATGGGCCACGAACGTAAGGCGCGCATGTTCGCCATGCTGCTCGACATGGGCTTCAAGGAAATCGAGATCGGTTTCCCCTCGGCCTCGCAGACCGACTTCGACTTCGCCCGCTGGTGCATCGAGGAAGGCGGCGTGCCGCGCGATGTATCGCTCCAAGTGCTGGTGCAGTGCCGGCCCGAGCTGATCACGCGAACCTTCGAGGCGCTCAAAGGCGCGCACCGCCCGATCGTGCATTTCTACAATTCGACCAGCGAGCTGCAGCGCCGCGTCGTCTTCGAGAAGGACGTCGCCGGCATCAAGCGCATCGCCACCGACGCCGCCAAGATGATCACCGACATGGCGGCCAAGGCCGGCGGCGGCTACCGCTTCGAATATTCGCCCGAAAGCTTCACCGGCACCGAGCTCGAGGTCGCGCTGGAAATCTGCAACGCCGTCACCGAGATCGTGAAGCCGACGGCCGACAACAAGCTCATCATCAACCTGCCCTCGACGGTCGAGATGTCGACGCCCAACGTCTATGCCGACCGCATCGAGTGGATGTGCCGCAATCTCGACAACCGCGAGAACCTGATCGTCTCGCTGCACCCGCATAATGACCGCGGCACCGGCATCGCCACCACCGAGCTCGGCCTGATGGCTGGCGCCGACCGCGTCGAAGGCACGCTGTTCGGCAATGGCGAGCGCACCGGCAATGTCGACATCGTCACGCTGGCGCTCAACATGTTCACCCAGGGCGTCGACCCGGAGCTCGACTGCTCCGACATCAACCGGATGAAGGATGTCTACGAGTATTCGAACCAGCTGAAGATCCCGGAGCGCCACCCTTATGTCGGCGAACTGGTCTACACGGCTTTCTCCGGCTCGCACCAGGATGCCATCAACAAGGGCATGAAGGCGCTGAAGAAGGCCAACACGCCGATCTGGGAAGTGCCCTATCTGCCGATCGATCCGGCCGATGTCGGCCGTACCTACGAGGCGATCATCCGCATCAATTCGCAGTCGGGCAAGGGCGGCATCGCCTATGTGCTGCAGGCCGATTACGGCCTCAATTTGCCGCGCAATCTGCAAATCGAGTTCAGCCAGGCGATCCAGGCGATCACCGATGCGGAAGGCAAGGAAGTTCCGGCCAAGCGCATCCACGAACGCTTCCTCGAAACCTATGTCGACCAGCCCGGCGCGCGCCTGAAGTTCCTCGACCATCGCACCTTCCCTGACACCGAGGTGAAGGGCCGGCGTATCGTTGAGGCGGAGATCCTCGACAACGGCAAGGAAGTCACCATCACCGGCTCGGGCACCGGCCCAATCGACGGCTTTGTCGATGCGCTTTCGCGCCATGTCGGCATCGACATGTCGGTGCTCGACTATTCCGAGCATTCCTTGCAGCGCGGCTCCAACGCCTCGGCGATCTCCTATGTCGAGATGGAGTATCCGGGCGGCAAGCTGTTCGGCGCCGGCATCAACACCAACATCGTAGCCGCGTCGCTGGAGGCCGTTGTTTCGGCCGCCAACCGGATCATCGGCGGCTCGAGCAGATGA